GCGACGTttaccgcgtcggcggcggcgcgggttccggTCTGGAGGGCTTAgtgcgggcgccggcggtgctcgacgagctgagcacgcgcgccgtgctcgtGATGGAGTGGATCGACGGCGCTAGGCTcacggacgtcgacgccgtcgccgcggcgggtttgACGCCGAGCGATTTGTTGGAACGCGGCGTGAGGTGCTCGTTGCACCAACTCCTCGAGACCGGCTTCATGCACAGCGACCCGCACCCGGGTAACCTGCTCGTGGCACCGGACGGCTCGCTCGTGTACCTGGACTTCGGCATGGTCGTGGAGGTTtcgccggggacgaggagggcgatgATACGCGGGTTGGTCGGCTTCGTCAACCGCGACGCGCAAAGCCTCGTCGGAGATTTACGAACGTTGGATTTCCTCCCGAGCGACGTtgaccacgccgccgcgggcgcggcgctgcgtgGCGTCTTcgaggcgtcgtccgcggggagggcggcgcgtgccggggaggacgccggcggcggaggggtgGTGACGCTGCCGAGCGGGAGCGCGGTTCGCGGCACGAACGATTTCCTCGGAGTCGTGTCGCagctctccgcggcgcttcTCGCGCACGACTTTCGACTTCCGCCCTATTTCGCGAGGATCCtgagggcgctcgcggctctGGAGGGCACCGCGACCGGGATCGACAGGGAGTTCAAGGTGATCGAGAGGGCGTACCCGTACGTGTTGGCGCAGTTACTCGCCGACAAGGACCCCGAGATGAGGGACATCCTGAGGCGGTTGGTGTTGGAGCCCTGCGGAACGAGCGTGCGGTGGTCGCGAGTGCGAAGGCTGCTCAACGCGTACGTGGAATCGGGCGGAGGCATCAGTGGGGGTAAGCGCAAGgcaaacgcggcggggggcgccgcgaggtccgagCCGTTCGGCGGGtgcagggcggcggagaccgccgcggggttggccgcgggcgcgagagcGTTGGCATCAGGTGCGGATTATTCGCGccacgaggacgacgacgcggcggctgcggcggcggccgtgaGGGACGCGTTGGCGTACGTGATGTCCCCGTCCGGCGCACCGCTGCGAGTGACGCTGGTGAGGGACGTCTTGGACGCGCTGGATGCGTACCTGGAGGTTATGGAGGGTCCTTCAGAAGACCGCgggtttggcggcggcgacgctttTTTTGGCGCCGAGGACCTCAAGAGACTGGCGGAAACTGGACGTGCCGTGTACCTCCGCGCGCCCACGGCTTGGGCGCCCGTCGTGGTGAACGCGGTGATGCGTGAAGAGGCGTGCGAGATGGCGGGACGCGTGGCGCAGGGAGTGAGCGAGCGCGTGACGAGGGACAACACGAGGAGGTTGGTGAAGCGAGTGGTTGAGCATTTTTTTGCCTCGAAGCCGTGAGAGACGGTGCGGGGTCCCACGCATGATTAGCGCGGTTACCAAATAGAAAACCTAGCAGCTAGCTACCAGCCTCGGTCTTCGCCCTTGGACCTCGTGGCTGGACCGAGCTTCATCGTTCCCGGGAGTTTGGCCGCCCCAGAACGCACGGCATGTCTCGCCAGCCCGACGTCTCCGTCGGTGGGCACAGCTTCAGGCTATTCTTActgttcctcgcggcgatgtgtGCGGTCACAGTCGCGTCAGGCGCTCGTCGTACTCCCACCGGCGTCGTCTTGCGCAAGCCGCTTCAGATACTAAAGGAGAGCAAGACTGACTTCGCGCCCGGCACGAGCGGTGGCGGCCCGACGTACTGGCTATACCGCGACTTCCATCGCGAGGTACCCGCGCAGGTGGAGGCCACGGGATGGATACTGGCTGGTAACATGGCCGACAGagcggagcgcgtcgccgctcaccACGCGCTGTGGTCGGAGGCTGCTCctgatgacgacgacgcgccacCGGCGTTGCCCAACGTTGCGAGGGCCAGTCTCCTCGAAAATATCGCCAGGCTTTTGACCAGTGTTTCTGCGGTTCAGTACTGACGCGCGGGTGGATGGCGTGGTTTTGTGTAAAGGTATTTGATGATACTTTTATTACAACgtccgggcggcggggtctccggcgtcggagttctcgccgcgtcggctcTGCTCACGGAGATACCCAAtaggagggcgacgacggcgggtccGGACTCTTTGACAGTCACGCGGCCATGGCCTCCGGGTtggccggcgcggccgccatGTAGCTGTCCAGATCCTTATCGAGATCTTCCGGTTTGTATTCGGGCTTGGCGGGTTTagtcttcttcttcttggggGCCTTCTTGGCCGGTGTGGCCTTCTTGGCCGGCGCGGCCGTTCCCTTGGCCTTTGCCTTGCGCGCATCCtttttcgccgcgagcttggccttcttggccgcgacggtcaccttcttcttgccgacggcgacgcccttcttggcgacgacgatcttTTTGCCCTTGCCCGCGACTGCGACGGGCGCCTGGGGGGGAAGAGGGGTCAGGGAGGGTGCGCGGGGTCAGCGTCGCTTCGACTGGAAGAATTCTGCGCGATCCGACGTGTAATTCAATTTTCAGATCCGTGCCGAGTTGCCCCgagtcgacgcgttcgagttGGGGCGCCTTGTGCGTGTACTCACCGCGAACTTCTTGGCGCTCTGTCCGGTACGTTTCGCCATGGTCGCGGCGTagcgcgcggtggtgccGCGCTGCACCTGCTCGGCCCTTCGCTTGTTCAGGGCGGTGAATCTGGCGTCGAGCGTCTTTGCGCCTCCCGTTTTGTTCTTGGCGCCGGGCTGGGGGGAGACCACctgaacgacgcgacggccgttgttgccgccgccgccgcccctgccgcccctgccgttaccgcgtcctccgcgtcctcctgcCATTGTGTGGATGTGTCTTGGGTTTTTGTGCGTGTTGCGTCGTTGCGAGTGGTCAACCGATCGTCAGAGATCGCCGCTGCTTGCTTGCGAAGAAGAGAGGCCGCGTTTCGCGCGGATTTTTTTTTTGGCGATCATCCCCTTTGGATATCCCTCGAAGATTTCGCACGAGATCTCACACGCGATCTAGTAGTTACGGTTGCCGAGGCTATTTACCGTTTCACATCTTACTGTTTGCCTGTGTCGGATTTCGGGCAAATCTGGGAGGGCCACGTCGATCTTCCCTCGTCGGTGCCCATCCAACCGGAAACGACACGGTCCCCGAGAGCGGGGTGCGGGAGATCGACGTGCGGAGCGGTCATTGGaaagcgcgccgagggttAGAACCATGGCGACGCTCGGtgggaccgccgcggcgacggcgctcgcgccgccgtcgtgcggtgcgcgctcgggcgcgcgcttcgcgggcgtcggcgggcggcggatggAGAGGCAGTTATCCggctcggtcgcggcgtcgtcgggaaaGGGAATGGGAGTAGGGTGCTCGCCCCGCGCTGGAtcgaggcgatgcgcgcgcacggtccggcgcgcgcgcccgtgcgatcgcgacgtcaagcttcgcgcggcgtcgggcgacggcgtgagggacggcgacgcggagatggacggggaagcccccgagcgcgaggcgacccAATCTGGCAGGGGTTCCCCGGGCGCCCGGGGAAGGaagaacggcgcgggcgggtcgtcgccctcatccgcgctcgtcgcgtccaactcgctcgcctcgagcagccgcgtcgtcgagttcgtcgccgcgtgggaCGCGCTCTCCCctcggctcgccgccgccgccgcgtcgggaaCCTCGTTCAGCGCGCGAACCCCACTCGGCGAGACCGTcccggtgagcgccgcgggaaaCCGAGAGATGCTCCTGTCGGCGCTCAAACTCGCGATCCCGCGCCTGCAGATGATCCCGGACCAGCAGACGAATcccggcgagcgccccgtGCACGAGAGGGCGGTGGAGgtgaccctcgcgctcgtggacatCGGCATGGACGCCGAGTGCATGAGCGCGGGTCTGCTCAGGGAGGCGCTGGTGGCGGGCACCGTGTCcctcgacgagatcgagtcgcacctcggcgccggcgtcatGCGACTCGCGCACGACTGCGCCAGGCTCCACGCGCTGCCGAGACGCGTGGGCTcgtacgacgacggcgccgcggagaagctcAGGACGTTCTGCCTCACCTTTCACGACGTGAGAGCAGTCGTGGTGGAGCTCGCGTACCGAGCGGATCAGCTCAGGCGAGCCGAGTCCCTACCGCCCGTGAggcgcaccgcgctcgcgctcgagacgaTGCAACTGTACGCCCCGATGGCgcacgccctcgacgccgggcccCTGTGCGCGGAGCTGGAGGACCTGTCGCTGCAGTGGCTGTTCCCGAGCTCGTACAAATCGCTGGAGCAGTGGCTGCGCGGGGAGGGCCCGGCTGATCGAAGCGCGCTGGATCGCGCCAGGGAGTGGCTCACCGAGGCGCTGTGCGCGGACCCGGGCCTCATGACCCTCGTGggcggacccgcgggcgtcgccgtcaagGCTCGAAGGAAGAGCCTGTTCAGCACCATGCGCAAGGTGCTGCGCGACGGTCGGGCGCGAGAGGACGTGCACGACCTGCTGGGCATGCGCGTGATCATCACGCCccagcccggcgcgccgtcgcactctcgcgcgggcgagaccaacgaggacgacgtggcggcggccgaacgcagcgcgatggcggcgtgcTACCGCGCGCAGCAGATTGCGCACGGAgtcttcgacgtcgtcgcgggccgAACGAAAGATTACCTCCAGCGGCCCAAGTCCAACGGATACAGGTCCCTGCACAGCACCCTGACCTTACCCGAAGACTGGACGAACGCCGACGGTACCGTCAACAACGCGGGGGGTGGATCGAAGGTGGAGGACGAGCCGGGGATGGACGCCAACGGTAAGATCAAGGAGAGATCCAAGGAGAAGTCTGGCAAGGAGGGCGGCAAGGAGGGACGGAGGGTCGAGCTTCAGGttcgcaccgccgccatgcacgccgccgccgagatgGGATCCGCGGCGCACACCGCGTACAAAGGCGGTTTCAAGGAggacccgggcgcggcggacgcgctggcggagcTGGTCAACgcggccaacgccgcggcggaggagcgatTCGGGAGCTTCACCGAGGCTggcctcgcggacgccgcgggctcggacgCCGACCGCATGTTCCAGATGTTCGATctcaacggcgacggcgcggtgacgcgcgaggagctcaggTCGGTCATCGGCGACTTGTGGCAGGgcaccgccggggacggggaggagtCCGAGCTGAGGCACAGCGCGGATGAGCTCATCGAGCTcctggacgtggacgaggacgggacGGTTTCGCGGGAGGAGTTTGCCAAATTTCGCAcctccgtcgcggtgctGGGCTCGTTGCcagacgcggacgcggcgaccgcggcggcgatcgagtgCAAGTTCAcgccccgcgtcgaggctgagatactcgaggacgaagacgacgtgaacgtggacgaagacgacgacgacatctccgcggcggacatctCCAAGATCAACTTTGAGGACGATACCGTCGCGGGACAGGCGTCTTGGaccaccgcgtccggcgccgacgcacccgccgtggacgtctcAATCGTTTCGATGGAGAAGGCGAGGTCGATGGCGGCTAAGATTGACGAAGAAGCCGACGAGGATAGCTCCTTCTCCGAGGATgaggtcgaggacgccgtggcggcgTTTGCAGCCGCTCAGGccatgtcgccgccgccgttaccccccgcgccgcccgcgggccgAATCCGTCCCGCGGACGAGACTTTGCGAGAGGCGTCCCGTCAGCTCAAGGACAAGCAGGGCGGCGATGTTCAGTGGCAGCTCGTGTGGGATCTGATGCGAGCGGGGCGACCGGAGACGGCTCGCGAGCTCTTCTACCAGCGAACCACCAAGAATCCATCGTCCACGACGCTGTGGGAGCAGTGGGCGCGGTTCGAGCTCCTgcagggcgacgcggagcgcgcgcgcggcctctACCGCGCCGCGCTACTCCACGCGGAAGGCAGGCCGAGGGCCAGGGCTGAGAGCCTGAGGAAGTGGGGCGTGATGGAATTTGGGGCGGGCGAGCCCGCCAACGCCGTCGGCCTCTTCGAGCGAGCTCTGAACGTCCTTCAGGACGCcgaagaagccgccgccgcggcggaggaggccgagaccgtcgagcacctcggAACCGGCAGCGCCTCCTCAAGCAcggacgcctcctccgactGGAGCGACGGCATCGGTGAGACggccgtggacgcgtgcTCCGACCTCGAGTGCGTCCCTCGGCTGGTAACCTCCGAGTCGTCTGCGTCGCTCCGCCGAGCGCAAACCGTCGTGCTGTGCGCGTGGGCGCAGGTGGCTTTAAGGTCCGGGGACGTCAGCGCCGCccaggcgctcctcgaggacgcgcgcacccgcgacggggacAACGTCAGGGTCCTGCACGCGTCGGCTCAGTTGGCGGAGGCTTcaggcgacgtcgagggagcGAGGAagatcttcgccgccgcggctgagagGGCCCCGCGAGATCCGCACGTGGCGctgtcgcgcgcgaggctgcaGTGCTGGAAGCTGGACGatcccgacggcgcgcgcgagatcttcaccgccgccgccgccgcgaaccccgAGAATTACCGCGTGCTTCAGGCGTGGGCGGTTATGGAatcgaggcgcccgcgcggcggcggcggcaaggtgGCAGATTATGCGAAACTTACATTCGAAGATAAGGTGGCTggcatggcggcggcgcgaccgctgttccaacgcgccgccgacgtcgcgccgtggGCCACCAAAGTATGGGCCGCGTGGGCTCAGGCCGAGTtcgacgccaccggcgacgtggaccgGGCCAGGGAGCTCTACACCCGCGGTTTGGCCTCCGATCCCACCAGCGTGGTGTGCCTGCGCGGGCTCGGTCGGGTGGAGCGGACGGCGGAGCGGTTCTCGCAGGCGCGGGActacctcgagcgcgcgttggACCTGGAACCCCGCAACCACATGtgcgtccgcgagctcgcgatgATCGAAGAGAAGAGCGGAAAcaaggcgagggcggcgaggtactTTAACGTGGCCAAGGCTTTGGTCAAGGAGGAGAAAGCCGCGAGGGACAAGAAGGgtggaccgccgccgccgaaatCCGGTAAGGGCACGTGGGcacccgccgaggctgccgcggcggcgcgcgggtacGCCGCGATGGTCAAGTCGCAGTCAGCGAGCTACACGGTGCGCTaccccggcggtggcgaggccgGGGGCGGTTCGCACAGCTTCAGgtcggtgctcgccgccgcgaggggcgaggcggcggcggctcggcgggacaagggccgcgcggggggagcggcggcgcgacgcggccgggcCGCGTACGTTCGCTCGGAGAGGATTCGCGGTACCCGCGAGGCGGatgcgtcgacggcgccggcggacggcgagcgggTGTGGAGCGGTCGGGTCgacggccgcgcgccgcttcgcgtcaggtcccgcggcggcgacgggcccaGTCCGGTAGGGAGCAGCCTGGACGGCCCGGGGTCGTCGCTCGATCCGCTGGGTTCGTCGCTGGACGCCAGCGGCAGCTTCGACATGGGCGAGAGTAGGgacgacgcgtacgccgcgtacatgagcgacgacgtcgaggacagCTTCGAGGATGACAGTTACGACGAGCAAGTAGCCAAGAGTATGCTGAGGGGATACGCGGATTAAGACGAGCAAGTTTGAGTCTTGATTGATAAGGGTTAATAAGAGTACAACATAATAGTGAGTATTAAGGGAGaatcgccggcgccgcgttctcgtCCGTCTTTACGTCCTCCTTGAAAGACAAGTACTGCGAACCCACCGTCGCGATGACGATGagacccgcccccgcccaacCGATTCCGCCCCACCGATCCCCCATGAAATGCCACGCAAACGCGGCGCCCCAGAGCGGCTCCGCCGTGTAGATGAGCGCGGCTAACGACGCGGGGATGCTCTGGAACGCGATGAACTCGATGAACAGCGTGAACGCGGTGGTCACGACGCCCATGTACACCAGCGGGGCCCAAGGCACGTCTCCAGTCGTGGCGGGCACGTTGGCAATTACGGTCATCAGGTCGGGTCCGCCGTTAGCCGCCTCAAAGACAATCTCGCCGAGCTTGAATATGCCCGCCTCGACTCCAACCACGGTGAGCTGCATGGCGACGAAGGGAAGCTCCTGGTCCTCGAACTTTGGCGCGACGTTCCCGCTGACGTGCATGTGGTAGCCAAAGACGGTGGCGGATAAGACGcagagcgcgtcggcgtaggtcgggtcgccgccgctgttgGTCAGCAGCGCCACTCCGAAGACGCCCATGAGCGACGCCGGCCACGTGTACCACGGCACCCGCTGGCCGCTCAGGTTAGCAAACACCGGGACGGACAGCACCGTGAAcgtggaggtgagcgcgccgcgcgccgccgtcgtgccGTCTATGCCGATTATCTGCAGCAGGTACCCCACCGCCAACAGAGTTCCGAGCTGaaacgaagccgccgccatctGCCCCCCTTGCGGCGACCTCGCACCCTTCCACACGAAAGGCAACAGCATGAACGACGCGATGCCGAAGCGCAGGAACATCTGCGTGAAGTCGTCCAAACCCGAGTCCGTCACTTGCTTGATCACCACCTGGTTGCTGCCGAACAGGAGCGCCGCCAGGTT
The genomic region above belongs to Micromonas commoda chromosome 4, complete sequence and contains:
- a CDS encoding hypothetical protein (putative protein kinase) is translated as MRRRALDIAATALRRGRIAVRVSSTEAGGGLGDSRGRSGGARAAGGSRGGGWGDEEHTAAIRERIRAVRASYAGDDGRAHSSSAASASSSSPSTSGRGAVPPWSRPDRHAVYDPAAFDEYFSRRPLKVMYRFLEVVTRLSDVGARVYVKRGTIEERAARMRRHFTELGPAFVKLGQVLSTRADLLPASYCEQLGQLQDNLPPASREHALALLRRELDAPPEAFFERIPETPVAAASLAQVYRARTVDGGLDVAVKLQRPGLAESVALDATILRLIARIVRRFVRLRSDVVGIVDELIGRIFDEMDYRREADSIRRFRDVYRVGGGAGSGLEGLVRAPAVLDELSTRAVLVMEWIDGARLTDVDAVAAAGLTPSDLLERGVRCSLHQLLETGFMHSDPHPGNLLVAPDGSLVYLDFGMVVEVSPGTRRAMIRGLVGFVNRDAQSLVGDLRTLDFLPSDVDHAAAGAALRGVFEASSAGRAARAGEDAGGGGVVTLPSGSAVRGTNDFLGVVSQLSAALLAHDFRLPPYFARILRALAALEGTATGIDREFKVIERAYPYVLAQLLADKDPEMRDILRRLVLEPCGTSVRWSRVRRLLNAYVESGGGISGGKRKANAAGGAARSEPFGGCRAAETAAGLAAGARALASGADYSRHEDDDAAAAAAAVRDALAYVMSPSGAPLRVTLVRDVLDALDAYLEVMEGPSEDRGFGGGDAFFGAEDLKRLAETGRAVYLRAPTAWAPVVVNAVMREEACEMAGRVAQGVSERVTRDNTRRLVKRVVEHFFASKP
- a CDS encoding predicted protein, coding for MSRQPDVSVGGHSFRLFLLFLAAMCAVTVASGARRTPTGVVLRKPLQILKESKTDFAPGTSGGGPTYWLYRDFHREVPAQVEATGWILAGNMADRAERVAAHHALWSEAAPDDDDAPPALPNVARASLLENIARLLTSVSAVQY
- a CDS encoding predicted protein; amino-acid sequence: MAGGRGGRGNGRGGRGGGGGNNGRRVVQVVSPQPGAKNKTGGAKTLDARFTALNKRRAEQVQRGTTARYAATMAKRTGQSAKKFAAPVAVAGKGKKIVVAKKGVAVGKKKVTVAAKKAKLAAKKDARKAKAKGTAAPAKKATPAKKAPKKKKTKPAKPEYKPEDLDKDLDSYMAAAPANPEAMAA
- a CDS encoding hypothetical protein (Has two domains. At 3 prime has TPR repeatst at 5 prime has pfam Region found in RelA / SpoT proteins); translation: MATLGGTAAATALAPPSCGARSGARFAGVGGRRMERQLSGSVAASSGKGMGVGCSPRAGSRRCARTVRRARPCDRDVKLRAASGDGVRDGDAEMDGEAPEREATQSGRGSPGARGRKNGAGGSSPSSALVASNSLASSSRVVEFVAAWDALSPRLAAAAASGTSFSARTPLGETVPVSAAGNREMLLSALKLAIPRLQMIPDQQTNPGERPVHERAVEVTLALVDIGMDAECMSAGLLREALVAGTVSLDEIESHLGAGVMRLAHDCARLHALPRRVGSYDDGAAEKLRTFCLTFHDVRAVVVELAYRADQLRRAESLPPVRRTALALETMQLYAPMAHALDAGPLCAELEDLSLQWLFPSSYKSLEQWLRGEGPADRSALDRAREWLTEALCADPGLMTLVGGPAGVAVKARRKSLFSTMRKVLRDGRAREDVHDLLGMRVIITPQPGAPSHSRAGETNEDDVAAAERSAMAACYRAQQIAHGVFDVVAGRTKDYLQRPKSNGYRSLHSTLTLPEDWTNADGTVNNAGGGSKVEDEPGMDANGKIKERSKEKSGKEGGKEGRRVELQVRTAAMHAAAEMGSAAHTAYKGGFKEDPGAADALAELVNAANAAAEERFGSFTEAGLADAAGSDADRMFQMFDLNGDGAVTREELRSVIGDLWQGTAGDGEESELRHSADELIELLDVDEDGTVSREEFAKFRTSVAVLGSLPDADAATAAAIECKFTPRVEAEILEDEDDVNVDEDDDDISAADISKINFEDDTVAGQASWTTASGADAPAVDVSIVSMEKARSMAAKIDEEADEDSSFSEDEVEDAVAAFAAAQAMSPPPLPPAPPAGRIRPADETLREASRQLKDKQGGDVQWQLVWDLMRAGRPETARELFYQRTTKNPSSTTLWEQWARFELLQGDAERARGLYRAALLHAEGRPRARAESLRKWGVMEFGAGEPANAVGLFERALNVLQDAEEAAAAAEEAETVEHLGTGSASSSTDASSDWSDGIGETAVDACSDLECVPRLVTSESSASLRRAQTVVLCAWAQVALRSGDVSAAQALLEDARTRDGDNVRVLHASAQLAEASGDVEGARKIFAAAAERAPRDPHVALSRARLQCWKLDDPDGAREIFTAAAAANPENYRVLQAWAVMESRRPRGGGGKVADYAKLTFEDKVAGMAAARPLFQRAADVAPWATKVWAAWAQAEFDATGDVDRARELYTRGLASDPTSVVCLRGLGRVERTAERFSQARDYLERALDLEPRNHMCVRELAMIEEKSGNKARAARYFNVAKALVKEEKAARDKKGGPPPPKSGKGTWAPAEAAAAARGYAAMVKSQSASYTVRYPGGGEAGGGSHSFRSVLAAARGEAAAARRDKGRAGGAAARRGRAAYVRSERIRGTREADASTAPADGERVWSGRVDGRAPLRVRSRGGDGPSPVGSSLDGPGSSLDPLGSSLDASGSFDMGESRDDAYAAYMSDDVEDSFEDDSYDEQVAKSMLRGYAD
- a CDS encoding Drug/Metabolite transporter superfamily (drug/metabolite), yielding MGVFGVALLTNSGGDPTYADALCVLSATVFGYHMHVSGNVAPKFEDQELPFVAMQLTVVGVEAGIFKLGEIVFEAANGGPDLMTVIANVPATTGDVPWAPLVYMGVVTTAFTLFIEFIAFQSIPASLAALIYTAEPLWGAAFAWHFMGDRWGGIGWAGAGLIVIATVGSQYLSFKEDVKTDENAAPAILP